In Nocardioides jishulii, the DNA window GCCGGCGAGCACCAGGGCACCGAGCCCCAGCATCGCGACGGCGACCGCGGAGGACGCCGGGTGCTGCTGCAGGACGCAGCCGGCACCCTCGCCCACGGTGCACACCTGGCTGGTGAAGGTCTCCCGGGCGAAGGAGACGATCCAGACGGCGAAGAGCACCCCGGAGAACACCCACACGTAGAGGTCGGTGAAGCGCTCCGCGCCGTCACGCCTGCGCGCCCTCGCCCGGGCCAGCGCGGAGACGGCCTCGTGGGCCGCCACGTCGTCGCCACCCCGGTCGGGGCGCCGCGGCGCCACCCTCATCCGGCGCCGACCTCGAGCACCCTCGCCCCCGACGCGGTCACCAGCTCGTCGGAGTGGCAGGCCATCAGCACCGAGCGGCCCTCGCGGGCCTGCAGGGCGAGCCACTCGCCGAGCCAAGCCCTCCCGTCGGCGTCGAGGCGCTGCTCCGGTTCGTCGACGAGGAGCAGCCGCCACGGGCGTACGAGCGCGACGGCCAGCGAGAGACGCTGCCGCTGGCCCGAGCTGAGCGTGCCGGGAACCTGGTCGGCCACGCGGGTGAGCCCGAGGTCGGCGAGCGCCGTGCGAGCCACCGTCGTGGGATCCACCACGCTGTCGGCCCGGGCGAGGAGGTCGAGGTGCTCGAGCACCGTGAGGTCGGGGAACCAGGCCGTGTCGTCCAGCAGCGCGAGCACGTCGCCGCGGACCGCCGCGTCCCGCGTGTCCAGGGGGCGGCCGTCGAGCAGCACCTCCCCCGAGTCCGGCTCGTCGAGGCCGACCACGCACCGCAGCAACGTGGTCTTGCCCGCGCCGTTGGGTCCGACCAGGGCGACCACCTCGCCCTCGCGCACCGCCGCCGTCATGCCGTCGAGCACCGTGCGCCCGCCGAACTCCTTGACCACCCGTTTCAGCTCCAGCACGCGACGATCCTAGGAGGAGCGACGTCTACGCTGGCCCGATGACGTCTCCCCGCACCTTCACCACCGCCCTGGACCGTCAGCTGCGGCGCGCGCCCGGTGACCCTCTGGTCACCTTCTACGACCACGCGAGCGGCGAACGCGTGGAGCTCTCCGTGGTGACCTACGCCAACTGGGTGGCCAAGGTCTCGAGCCTGCTGACCGAGGAGTGCGGTCTCGAGCGCGGCCAGCGGCTGCGCATCGATCTTCCTCCGCACTGGCTCGGCCCGGTCTTCCTCGGCGCCGCCTGGACCGTCGGCCTGGTGGTGAGCGACTCCGACGACGTCGACGCCGTGGTCTGCGGTCCCGCCACCGTCGCGCGGTGGTCCGAACGGGCCGACGACCTGGAGGTGCTGGCCTGCAGCCTGCTCCCGCTGGGCCTGCGCTTCCCTGACGGAGTTCCCGAAGGCGTGCGCGACGTCGGCCTGGAGGTCTGGGGCCAGCCGGACTCCTTCATCCCGTGGGACCCGCCCACCGACGACGACGCGGCGACGGTCGGCGACGACGGCGCCACCGTGTCGCAGGCCGACATGATGGAAGCGGCCGCCACCGGGAGTCTCCTCACCGACGGCGGCCGCCTCCTGACGGTGGCGAACCCGACTTCCCCATCAGGTGTCGCCACCTTCATCGAACCCCTCGTGCGAGGCGGTTCGATGGTCCTGGTGGCCAACGCGGACCCCGAGCGACTCGAGGCGACCGCGGAGCAGGAGCGGGTGACCGCGCGAGTGTGACCCCGCGCGGACCGGCTCACCCGGCCAGGTCGTAGGCGCCCAACCCCTCCCCCAGGAGGCGACGGCCGGTGAGCCCGTTCGCCGACGAGGTGAAGAGGTAGAGCAGGCCGGTCTTCTTGTCACGGGCCAGGAGGTCCGTGGTGCCCTTGGCCAGGTGGGCGTCGCTGATCGCGACCTTCCAGTCGTACAGCGTGGGGTTGTAGACCGAGGAGGTCTTGAGGCGCCCCAGGGCTCCGGAGAAGCCGGTGGCCGGCACCCCCGCCGCCACCGTCTTGGCGCCGCGCCCCGCGTAGAAGACGGTCTTGCCGGCGACGGTGCCGATCAGGTCAGGCATCTTGTCGCCGTCGATGTCGCCGACTGCCTCGAGGTTCTGCACCTCGGAGAAGCCACCGCCGATGCGCTTCGGGTCGGCCAGGCGACCGGTGCCGTTGCCGCGACGCAGCTGCAGGGCACCGTCATTGCGGATGCTGATCACGTCACCGTGTCCGTCGCCGTCGAAGTCGCCGGCGTTGATCAGGGCCCGGATGCCACCGGCGGTGGTGCCGGTGCCGATGGGCACACCGAGCTCGAACGTGCCCGGGTTGGTCAGCAGCACGAGCGAGTTGCCGCGGCGTGCCACCACGTCCGGCAGTCCGCCGGTGACGAGCGGGGCGACGGAGAGGTTGGTGATCTTCTTCCGCACGCCCAGCGGGCCGAGCGGCAGGCCGAAGCTGCCGTTGCCCCGTCCGGGCAGGACCTGGAGGGTGCCGTTCGACGTGCGGACCAGGAGGTCGTTGACGCCGTCGCGGGTGAAGTCGCCTCCCCCGGCGATGGCGGTGCTCGCCGCCCAGGTGCCGGGCGTACGCGACTGGGTGCTGAGGGCGTTCTTGCCGGTGCCACGCAGGGTGTAGGTCACGCCGGCGGAGTCCCGCCCGATGAGGTCAGCACGCCCGTCGCCGGTGATGTCGCCCACGGCCGTGAGTGACGTGTAGCGCTTGACCGTGCGCTTGAGGTCGACGCGGCTGAAGCCACCGTTCTTCTTCTGCACGAATCCGCGGAGCTTGCCCGTCTTGATCTCGCGACCCACGAGGTCGGCCCGCCCGTCGCCGTTGAGGTCGCCGTAGGGCACGAGCAGGTCGTGCTTCTTGGTCGCCAGGACGCGGCGCTTCGGGGCGGCGAAGCCACCCTTGCCGTCACCTGCGTGGATGCTCGCGACGCCGTTCGAGTCCAACGACACGACGTCGGCCCTGCCGTCGCCGGTGAGGTCGGCGGAGACGAAGAACTTGCCACGCGCCTTCCACCCCGTCGAGACGGCCTTGGGCGCACGCAGGCTCGAGGTGCCGCCGGTCGGGATGATCAGCAGGCGGTTGTCGGACTTGCGGCGCACCACCAGGTCGGGGTGCGGCGTGCCCACGAGGTTGGAGTCCTTCACCGGGG includes these proteins:
- a CDS encoding ABC transporter ATP-binding protein, whose amino-acid sequence is MLELKRVVKEFGGRTVLDGMTAAVREGEVVALVGPNGAGKTTLLRCVVGLDEPDSGEVLLDGRPLDTRDAAVRGDVLALLDDTAWFPDLTVLEHLDLLARADSVVDPTTVARTALADLGLTRVADQVPGTLSSGQRQRLSLAVALVRPWRLLLVDEPEQRLDADGRAWLGEWLALQAREGRSVLMACHSDELVTASGARVLEVGAG
- a CDS encoding TIGR03089 family protein; the protein is MTSPRTFTTALDRQLRRAPGDPLVTFYDHASGERVELSVVTYANWVAKVSSLLTEECGLERGQRLRIDLPPHWLGPVFLGAAWTVGLVVSDSDDVDAVVCGPATVARWSERADDLEVLACSLLPLGLRFPDGVPEGVRDVGLEVWGQPDSFIPWDPPTDDDAATVGDDGATVSQADMMEAAATGSLLTDGGRLLTVANPTSPSGVATFIEPLVRGGSMVLVANADPERLEATAEQERVTARV